The Shewanella japonica genome has a window encoding:
- a CDS encoding DUF5062 family protein produces MKPGKNDSKLLKLAMEIGEGYAKKRGFKDFGVGISPKDKVECIYRLLVQDGLIQALAEDKDDGPNRKHKLVLWISKQLPPEHPLLN; encoded by the coding sequence ATGAAACCAGGCAAGAATGACAGCAAGTTATTGAAACTTGCGATGGAAATTGGTGAAGGATATGCCAAAAAAAGAGGTTTTAAAGATTTTGGAGTGGGGATTTCACCAAAGGATAAAGTGGAGTGCATCTATCGCTTATTGGTGCAAGATGGCCTGATACAAGCGTTAGCTGAAGATAAGGATGATGGGCCAAACAGAAAACACAAACTGGTGTTATGGATAAGCAAGCAACTACCGCCAGAGCACCCGTTACTGAATTAA
- a CDS encoding DUF4345 domain-containing protein, whose product MKTPQIFLLVAAAGLTPIALSYGFSPSTSLSFLFNIDANPVNVAHIFRAVMGLYLALVLFWIAGAFKEGLQLPALYSLVVFMMGLGLGRLLSIIVDGMPHWLLVVYMLLEAGFAVVGILMIKKSQAELN is encoded by the coding sequence ATGAAAACGCCTCAAATTTTTTTATTAGTCGCAGCTGCAGGGTTAACACCAATTGCACTCTCATATGGATTTTCTCCTTCAACCTCGCTGTCATTTCTTTTTAATATCGACGCTAATCCCGTCAATGTTGCCCATATATTTCGCGCTGTAATGGGGCTTTATTTGGCTTTAGTGCTTTTTTGGATTGCGGGAGCATTTAAGGAAGGACTGCAACTGCCAGCCTTGTATAGCTTAGTCGTATTTATGATGGGACTCGGGCTCGGTCGTTTACTCAGTATCATTGTTGATGGCATGCCTCATTGGTTATTAGTGGTTTATATGCTGCTGGAAGCAGGTTTTGCTGTCGTCGGTATCTTGATGATTAAAAAAAGCCAAGCTGAGCTGAATTAA
- a CDS encoding mechanosensitive ion channel family protein, producing the protein MVQLNWHICWRSFLSMLLVFSIQFGAFSAFAADEINLKKVAEAEKRSEAIAEAQGGLILTRDGETPLSTLIAISQAVEQDDWQTAAEFVDLRYLPKGINPEDGPELLRKLSILWNKQNIIDLSQISDQPTGHLNDKLPSYRDLLGVLETNTGPVPVYMQHVPDGKGGKIWKISNATVAKIPELWDEYGYSPQIEALANFLPEFSAFYMENWQLLILGLSILFGWIGTGLISLAAMNIAKHFESAIAGVTRFCGRSLRWFLYLSLLQYAALALGLSVRARVWFDNSTLLYLANTILIIGLVELYAAYKSKQLHDQDKSYSVALLRPMVAILKIIIVVIIALMWFESSGYNMATILTGLGVGSLAIALAAQKPLENVFGALTLYAARPIKPGDFCRFGATLGVVEEIGLRSTRIRKLDRTVVHIPNSVFSSQELENFSVIDRRRYKHDLRISLDTTKEQLQMLLMELRKLLLSHPRVLEVAQRARFLAIERDAFVVNVNAYIDTGDINEYFGIAEDLNFHLLNIMKELDIHIAPIGQNVVLNNAVPADLEVQQRAEQTIRQLIEEEELPFPNYSEDTRDKFKDSVAYPPIGSVTKPKDVLKSPEELEVENEIEAKS; encoded by the coding sequence ATGGTACAACTCAATTGGCACATCTGCTGGCGTAGTTTTTTATCAATGCTGTTGGTCTTCAGCATTCAATTTGGTGCCTTTTCAGCATTCGCTGCAGATGAAATTAACCTAAAAAAAGTGGCAGAAGCGGAAAAGCGCAGCGAAGCGATAGCTGAGGCTCAAGGGGGGTTAATATTAACCCGTGACGGTGAAACACCACTGTCTACATTAATAGCCATAAGCCAAGCCGTTGAGCAAGATGACTGGCAAACCGCTGCCGAATTTGTTGATTTACGCTATCTCCCTAAAGGCATTAACCCCGAGGATGGCCCTGAATTACTGCGTAAATTGTCGATTCTTTGGAATAAACAAAACATCATTGACCTGTCACAAATCAGTGACCAACCTACAGGCCACTTAAATGACAAACTCCCCAGTTATCGAGACTTACTTGGAGTATTAGAAACCAATACTGGCCCAGTGCCTGTTTATATGCAGCATGTCCCTGACGGAAAAGGGGGCAAAATCTGGAAGATTTCTAATGCCACAGTGGCCAAAATCCCTGAACTATGGGATGAATACGGATATAGTCCACAAATCGAAGCTTTAGCGAACTTCTTACCTGAATTCAGCGCTTTTTATATGGAAAACTGGCAACTGCTGATTTTGGGTCTAAGCATATTGTTTGGCTGGATTGGTACCGGCCTTATCAGCCTTGCAGCAATGAATATCGCTAAGCATTTCGAATCTGCTATTGCTGGTGTTACTCGTTTTTGTGGTCGCAGCTTGCGCTGGTTTTTATACTTATCGTTATTACAGTATGCAGCACTCGCACTCGGATTATCCGTTAGAGCAAGAGTATGGTTTGATAACAGTACCTTGCTGTATCTCGCCAACACCATTTTAATAATCGGTTTAGTCGAGCTCTACGCAGCCTATAAATCTAAACAACTTCACGACCAAGATAAAAGCTACAGTGTAGCCTTACTCCGCCCTATGGTAGCCATTCTTAAAATCATCATCGTCGTCATCATTGCTCTGATGTGGTTTGAAAGTTCAGGCTATAACATGGCAACCATTTTGACAGGTTTAGGTGTCGGCAGTTTGGCCATCGCCTTAGCCGCGCAAAAACCATTAGAAAATGTGTTTGGCGCGCTGACGTTATACGCCGCAAGACCAATTAAACCTGGGGACTTTTGTCGCTTTGGTGCGACCTTAGGAGTGGTTGAAGAGATTGGTTTGCGTTCGACTCGAATTCGAAAGCTCGATCGCACCGTAGTGCATATTCCTAACTCGGTTTTCTCTTCTCAAGAATTAGAGAACTTCTCGGTAATCGATCGCCGCCGCTATAAGCATGATTTACGTATTAGCCTTGATACCACTAAAGAACAGCTGCAAATGTTATTGATGGAGCTACGTAAACTACTGTTATCACATCCCAGAGTGTTAGAAGTGGCGCAGCGAGCCCGATTTTTAGCCATTGAACGTGATGCGTTTGTCGTGAATGTCAATGCCTACATTGATACAGGGGATATCAATGAATATTTTGGTATTGCCGAAGACTTAAATTTTCATTTGCTGAATATTATGAAAGAGCTCGATATTCACATTGCGCCAATAGGTCAAAACGTGGTGTTAAATAATGCCGTACCTGCTGATTTAGAAGTGCAGCAACGGGCAGAACAAACGATTCGCCAACTGATTGAGGAAGAAGAGCTACCATTCCCTAATTACAGCGAAGACACCCGTGATAAATTTAAAGACAGTGTGGCATACCCCCCTATTGGCAGTGTGACAAAACCCAAAGATGTACTCAAATCTCCAGAAGAATTAGAAGTAGAAAACGAAATCGAAGCTAAATCTTAA
- a CDS encoding winged helix-turn-helix domain-containing protein codes for MKNEIFFFGEWQVDPNSNSVNLGKKTKQLEPKAMDVLVLLCQRSGEVLSSDDIVNHCWPNTDIGDNPLHKIINQLRRALEDKATSPRYIETIRKRGYRTLADVNFPIGHETVANHQQWSAGSPFPGLQAYSEDFHEVFFGRSKQISVLLERISQQVKCGRGFCLLLGPSGSGKSSLINAGIIPNLTVGSGYNGVHVVAYSSLDFADVAKSQLFIELAGAMLDWEVNDQPVFDGDSADSLSHRLITEPQVIVNQCKQAIKANRQLHTHFALFIDRLEVLLSSPLFTHEQRSAFVGILEQLANSGCIIVLSACRNEFYPLLVGYPSLMTGKGQGAHFDLSPPTRSELLQMIRLPAIAANLTWTCDPYTATPLDEILCAEAASNPDALPMLQYMLQALYLKRSKDNQLLFSVYQELGGIEGAIGKNAEDAIAELTPQQKASLPHVFSLLVTLREDESSITSRTARWAQLHTKEERTLTQAMINSRLFVSNLQNGEPCFSIAHEALLRRWPRATSWIAEHNQSLRIKSRLHHLSTRWLQENKNHAYLLADGKPLREAKSLKNNPLFELEPEEIELITASSKHEKIKRWQKTFTISLLFLLTITSILASVKSFEAERMAQQKRQAAEDLLGFMVGDFADKMRGIGRMDLLDGINKKALEYFSDASNPNDTNLSFEARFQHGQTLEAMGEVAYSRGKTIEAKEALLASREKLTALLIEQPEHFELLKTLGANAFWLGQLDYDQSEWQAAKAWFEQYLAYSQTMYGLAPDNDDAIMELSYANNSLGSISINQQNFDVANDFFQQSLALKQKALIKQPQNTQLIADIADTRSWLATAVISQGNVNKAIRLHEKLQLELLSSSAQLTPYALDRLFASYQIHSNLLRYQNQKQHAFEVTQLGLAAINKALIQDPKNEQWQIDRFNSMFRLLEVVDDQNKQILNYNINSLAVSMTDNESLKNTSRNKFVWAKYYLSSARYFFNHNQYNKSNEYASIAEELLHDISNKHSQNVTYKAMLSSSQILVYSTSTLLNHKITEKSLCTEIKSRLQTLIDTNRNPLITIPYLKALQCLGELPSEPQLFNTVTEAGINLKNVH; via the coding sequence ATGAAAAACGAGATTTTTTTCTTTGGTGAATGGCAGGTTGATCCCAATAGCAATAGCGTAAACCTTGGTAAAAAAACAAAACAGCTTGAACCCAAAGCTATGGATGTATTGGTTTTATTATGCCAACGCAGCGGTGAAGTACTCAGTAGCGATGATATCGTCAATCACTGTTGGCCTAATACCGATATTGGCGATAATCCACTGCACAAAATTATCAATCAATTACGCCGAGCACTCGAAGATAAAGCAACATCACCACGTTATATTGAAACCATTCGTAAGCGAGGCTACCGCACCCTCGCCGATGTTAATTTTCCCATAGGTCATGAAACCGTTGCTAACCATCAGCAGTGGAGTGCTGGCTCACCTTTCCCCGGTCTTCAGGCCTACTCAGAAGACTTTCATGAAGTCTTTTTTGGCCGCAGTAAACAAATTAGCGTGCTACTTGAGCGTATTAGCCAGCAAGTTAAATGCGGTCGCGGTTTTTGTTTATTACTCGGCCCAAGCGGCAGTGGTAAATCATCGTTAATCAATGCAGGCATTATTCCTAATCTTACCGTAGGATCAGGGTATAACGGGGTGCATGTAGTCGCTTACAGCAGCCTAGACTTTGCCGATGTCGCTAAATCACAACTCTTTATCGAACTTGCAGGAGCAATGCTTGATTGGGAAGTTAATGACCAACCTGTGTTTGACGGCGACAGTGCTGATTCGTTATCCCACCGACTCATTACAGAGCCACAAGTAATTGTTAATCAATGTAAACAAGCCATTAAAGCTAATCGTCAACTTCACACTCATTTTGCTTTGTTTATCGATCGTCTAGAAGTGTTATTGTCTTCACCACTTTTTACCCATGAGCAGCGTTCTGCTTTTGTTGGCATACTCGAACAACTCGCCAACTCTGGCTGTATTATTGTATTAAGTGCTTGTCGTAACGAGTTCTACCCCTTGCTTGTTGGCTACCCTAGTTTAATGACAGGAAAAGGCCAAGGCGCGCATTTTGATTTATCGCCACCGACTCGTAGCGAATTGCTGCAAATGATCCGTTTGCCCGCTATTGCGGCTAATTTAACTTGGACCTGCGACCCTTATACAGCAACACCTTTAGATGAAATCCTCTGCGCAGAAGCTGCCAGTAACCCCGATGCACTGCCGATGCTGCAATACATGCTGCAAGCACTTTACTTAAAGCGCAGTAAAGACAACCAGTTGTTATTTAGCGTGTATCAAGAATTAGGCGGCATTGAAGGGGCAATTGGCAAAAATGCCGAAGATGCTATTGCAGAGCTCACCCCCCAGCAAAAAGCCAGCTTGCCCCATGTATTTTCACTGCTAGTGACGCTAAGGGAAGACGAGTCATCGATCACTAGTCGCACCGCGCGCTGGGCACAGCTGCACACCAAAGAAGAACGCACCCTGACTCAGGCGATGATTAACAGTCGTTTGTTCGTGTCCAATCTGCAAAACGGCGAACCCTGCTTCAGCATTGCCCACGAAGCGCTACTGCGCCGCTGGCCAAGGGCAACCTCATGGATAGCTGAGCATAACCAAAGTTTGCGAATTAAAAGCAGACTCCATCATTTATCCACCCGCTGGCTACAAGAAAACAAGAACCATGCTTATTTGCTGGCTGACGGTAAACCACTCAGAGAAGCCAAGTCACTCAAAAACAATCCGTTATTCGAGCTTGAGCCTGAAGAAATTGAATTAATTACCGCATCGAGTAAGCACGAAAAAATCAAACGTTGGCAAAAAACCTTCACCATCTCGTTACTCTTTTTACTCACGATCACCTCGATTTTAGCCAGCGTTAAAAGCTTCGAAGCAGAAAGAATGGCCCAACAAAAAAGGCAAGCAGCAGAAGACCTTCTCGGCTTTATGGTGGGTGATTTCGCCGACAAAATGCGCGGTATTGGGCGTATGGATTTACTGGATGGTATCAACAAAAAAGCACTGGAATATTTCAGTGACGCTTCGAACCCAAACGATACCAACTTAAGTTTTGAGGCCCGATTTCAACACGGTCAAACCTTAGAGGCCATGGGTGAAGTCGCCTACTCACGGGGTAAAACTATCGAAGCCAAAGAAGCCTTGTTAGCTTCTAGAGAAAAGCTCACCGCATTATTAATTGAGCAACCTGAACATTTCGAACTACTCAAAACCCTAGGGGCTAATGCGTTCTGGTTAGGGCAATTGGACTACGATCAAAGTGAATGGCAAGCAGCTAAAGCATGGTTTGAGCAATACTTAGCTTACAGCCAAACCATGTATGGCTTAGCGCCTGATAATGATGATGCAATTATGGAGCTTTCCTATGCAAATAATTCTTTAGGTTCTATATCGATAAACCAGCAAAATTTTGATGTCGCTAATGATTTTTTTCAACAATCATTAGCGTTAAAACAAAAAGCGTTGATTAAACAACCCCAAAACACTCAACTTATTGCAGATATTGCAGATACCCGTTCTTGGTTGGCAACTGCTGTTATATCTCAAGGTAATGTTAACAAAGCTATTAGATTACACGAAAAACTGCAGTTGGAGTTATTAAGTTCTTCTGCACAGCTAACCCCATATGCACTTGATAGGTTATTTGCTAGCTATCAAATACATTCCAATTTATTGCGTTATCAAAATCAAAAACAACATGCCTTTGAAGTAACTCAATTAGGGCTCGCAGCGATAAATAAAGCGTTAATACAAGACCCTAAAAATGAGCAATGGCAAATAGATCGGTTTAATTCAATGTTCAGGTTACTAGAAGTAGTTGATGACCAGAATAAACAAATACTTAATTACAATATTAATTCTTTGGCAGTATCAATGACAGATAATGAGTCATTAAAAAATACATCTAGAAATAAATTTGTATGGGCTAAATATTATCTTTCATCAGCAAGGTACTTTTTCAATCACAATCAATACAATAAAAGCAATGAATATGCTTCAATCGCAGAAGAACTGCTTCATGACATTTCTAATAAACACAGTCAAAATGTTACTTATAAAGCAATGCTGTCATCCAGCCAGATACTCGTTTATTCGACCTCTACATTGCTAAATCACAAAATAACCGAAAAGTCTTTGTGTACTGAAATAAAATCTAGATTACAAACCTTAATCGACACAAACAGGAACCCATTAATAACAATTCCCTATCTTAAAGCATTGCAATGCTTAGGGGAGTTACCCTCAGAACCCCAGCTTTTTAATACTGTTACAGAAGCTGGAATTAACCTTAAAAATGTTCACTAA
- a CDS encoding GNAT family N-acetyltransferase translates to MTIITETDRLIIREFNLGDAKAVLEFNSEEVNRYTGDAGLCNTLKDAENIIQEIWLAEYKKFGFARWAVVHKATNQVIGFCGFKNDPRINAIDIGYRLHQDFWGKGYATEANQACIEFAKQHMDLDIVYGEVVDVNLGSVNIIKKLGMTFIRQYEDEGFTLLRYAISLKGNPLPAN, encoded by the coding sequence ATGACAATAATTACTGAAACTGACCGCCTAATCATTCGTGAATTTAATCTTGGCGATGCAAAGGCTGTGCTTGAGTTTAATTCAGAAGAAGTCAACCGCTACACTGGCGATGCAGGCTTATGTAACACGCTAAAAGATGCTGAAAATATTATCCAAGAGATATGGTTAGCGGAATATAAAAAGTTCGGCTTTGCCCGTTGGGCTGTAGTCCATAAAGCCACAAATCAAGTCATTGGTTTTTGTGGTTTTAAAAATGATCCGAGAATAAATGCTATCGATATTGGCTACCGTTTACATCAAGACTTTTGGGGAAAGGGCTACGCAACTGAGGCAAATCAAGCCTGTATTGAGTTTGCAAAGCAGCACATGGATTTAGATATCGTCTACGGCGAAGTGGTGGACGTGAATCTTGGGTCAGTTAACATCATTAAAAAGTTAGGCATGACGTTTATCAGACAATATGAAGATGAAGGCTTTACCTTACTGAGATACGCAATCTCGTTAAAAGGTAATCCACTACCAGCAAATTAA
- a CDS encoding cold shock domain-containing protein — protein sequence METGRLVRWNGSKGFGFIQPDKGGKDVFIHISTLKHMARKPIVGDKIEYVVEQQADGKVKAGKALIVGVAINPTHKSRHNSGKNHQAKQRPPIKMKKATTASGTMSRIVIILIVIAIGRFAIQAYYDVTNAPGQSSLVQPVTIDNSPTQSTKSSPQFSCEAGKTHCSHMRSCEEAIFYINHCPDTQMDGDFDGVPCERQFCN from the coding sequence ATGGAAACAGGTCGATTAGTTCGCTGGAATGGCAGTAAAGGCTTCGGGTTTATCCAGCCTGATAAGGGTGGCAAAGACGTGTTTATCCATATCTCAACCCTTAAACATATGGCTAGAAAGCCCATTGTTGGTGATAAAATTGAATATGTTGTAGAGCAGCAAGCTGACGGAAAAGTTAAAGCAGGTAAAGCACTCATCGTAGGTGTGGCTATCAATCCTACTCATAAATCTCGCCATAACTCTGGCAAAAATCATCAAGCGAAGCAGCGTCCACCAATAAAAATGAAAAAAGCCACCACGGCTTCGGGCACGATGAGTCGCATTGTTATTATCTTAATTGTCATCGCCATTGGCAGATTTGCTATTCAAGCCTACTACGATGTAACGAATGCTCCCGGTCAATCGAGTCTAGTTCAGCCTGTCACGATAGATAACAGTCCGACTCAATCGACAAAATCTTCACCGCAGTTTAGCTGCGAGGCGGGTAAAACTCACTGCAGCCACATGCGATCATGTGAAGAAGCGATTTTCTATATTAATCATTGTCCTGATACTCAAATGGATGGTGACTTTGACGGTGTGCCATGTGAACGTCAATTCTGTAATTAA
- a CDS encoding arylsulfatase: MKNKGSLSAWVLNRLPMLILFTLTSVTCGVNAATDKPNIFVIFTDDIGISNLSAYHNGVMSSDTPNIDSIAEKGILMTDYYAQPSCTAGRSAFITGQLPVRTGMHTVGLPGGPVGLNANTPTLPEILKSMGYMTGQFGKNHLGDRDDFLPTMHGFDEYWGWLYHLNAMEYTEDPDWPKDADFQSFAPRNVIHAKSTGKGKQSIKDDGPLSIERMRTLDDEVNKHTINFIERAVKADKPFFTWYCPSRGHVWTHLSPKYEEMLGKNGWGLQEVVMKDLDDHVGEMLAKMEELGIADNTIIVFTADNGPEIMTWPDGGMTPFHGEKGTTWEGGVRAPMLISWPEKIKAGQVLNGMFDGMDFLPTLVAAAGGPSDLKRKMLKGHKGFKAHLDGYNQLDMLTKGAASKRNEIFYYERDKLQAVRVGDWKAHFVVQNNGWAGAKEELNAPLLFNLRRDPYERAAEESGMYLKWMGQKMWAFGPAQAAVQQHLETFKKWPPMTADTGAVNNGGVGN, translated from the coding sequence ATGAAGAACAAAGGTTCATTGAGCGCATGGGTGTTAAACCGACTGCCAATGCTGATTTTATTCACACTGACGAGCGTCACTTGTGGTGTCAACGCAGCAACAGATAAACCCAATATATTTGTTATTTTTACTGATGATATTGGTATTTCAAATTTAAGCGCTTATCACAATGGTGTGATGAGTAGTGATACCCCCAACATTGATAGTATCGCCGAAAAAGGGATTCTAATGACGGATTATTATGCTCAACCGTCATGTACAGCGGGACGCTCCGCGTTTATTACAGGGCAGCTACCGGTTAGAACCGGAATGCATACAGTCGGTTTACCTGGCGGTCCAGTCGGGCTTAATGCCAACACGCCAACCCTTCCTGAGATTCTCAAATCCATGGGCTACATGACAGGCCAATTTGGTAAGAATCATTTAGGTGACAGAGATGATTTTTTACCCACAATGCATGGATTCGATGAATATTGGGGCTGGTTGTATCACTTAAATGCTATGGAATATACCGAAGATCCTGATTGGCCTAAAGATGCAGATTTTCAATCTTTTGCGCCACGCAATGTGATCCATGCTAAGTCAACGGGCAAAGGTAAACAGTCTATTAAAGACGATGGCCCATTATCTATCGAGCGTATGCGCACCTTAGATGATGAAGTAAATAAACATACGATAAATTTCATTGAGCGAGCCGTTAAAGCAGATAAGCCCTTTTTTACTTGGTATTGCCCTTCTCGCGGACACGTTTGGACTCATTTATCACCAAAGTATGAAGAAATGCTCGGTAAAAATGGTTGGGGCTTACAAGAAGTCGTGATGAAGGATTTAGATGATCATGTGGGTGAAATGTTGGCCAAAATGGAAGAGTTAGGTATTGCTGATAACACCATCATCGTTTTCACTGCCGATAATGGCCCAGAGATCATGACTTGGCCTGATGGCGGAATGACGCCGTTTCATGGTGAAAAAGGCACAACTTGGGAAGGTGGTGTACGAGCACCGATGCTAATTAGCTGGCCTGAAAAAATCAAAGCAGGACAAGTGTTAAATGGCATGTTTGATGGTATGGACTTTTTACCAACCTTAGTGGCTGCAGCGGGCGGCCCCAGTGACCTTAAAAGAAAAATGCTTAAAGGACACAAAGGATTTAAAGCGCACTTAGATGGTTATAACCAATTAGATATGTTGACTAAAGGTGCGGCTTCAAAACGAAATGAAATTTTCTACTATGAGCGAGATAAGCTACAAGCAGTGCGAGTCGGGGACTGGAAAGCTCACTTTGTGGTACAGAATAATGGTTGGGCTGGTGCTAAAGAAGAATTAAATGCGCCATTATTATTCAATTTACGTCGTGACCCTTACGAACGTGCCGCAGAAGAGTCTGGCATGTATTTAAAATGGATGGGACAAAAAATGTGGGCATTTGGCCCTGCCCAAGCTGCCGTGCAGCAGCATCTTGAAACCTTTAAAAAGTGGCCTCCAATGACTGCAGATACAGGTGCTGTAAATAATGGTGGTGTCGGTAACTGA
- a CDS encoding phosphotransferase gives MNTDAFEVNPQLLDQIKRQTRATDITQVELIQSLWSGYGELFRAHLSGSTYHSVIVKHIKLPVMDPQDSTAAQSHPKGWNTALSHQRKIKSYQVEFNWYQDYANQCSQDNRVPKCLYLEQDGDDCLLILEDLATVGFDKVLTRADDIAIKACLKWLGQFHGQFLYKNLDASESPHYSDNKHKLVTDKVLTDKVSKQLHAKLWQQGTYWHLDTRPDELAALKDSSLKSAAQQIDTVLRNTPFQTLVHGDAKLANFCFTENHQQAAAVDFQYVGQGCGMKDVALLLSSVITFSEDESQITQWLDYYFNELVISTKHHHPHICTDKLVQTWRPLYSIAWADFQRFVKGWSPNHFKINPYTEALTAKALARLK, from the coding sequence ATGAATACTGATGCCTTTGAAGTTAATCCACAACTGCTTGATCAAATTAAACGGCAAACTCGTGCCACTGACATTACTCAAGTCGAACTAATCCAATCACTTTGGAGTGGTTACGGAGAACTATTCAGAGCTCACTTATCAGGTTCAACCTATCACAGCGTCATTGTTAAACATATCAAGCTACCTGTGATGGACCCACAAGATAGCACCGCAGCGCAGTCGCACCCTAAAGGTTGGAATACAGCCCTTTCTCATCAGCGCAAAATAAAATCATATCAAGTAGAGTTTAATTGGTATCAAGATTACGCCAACCAATGTAGCCAAGATAATCGGGTGCCTAAATGTTTATATCTAGAACAAGATGGTGATGACTGCTTATTGATACTTGAGGACTTAGCCACTGTTGGTTTTGATAAAGTGCTCACTCGTGCTGATGATATTGCCATTAAAGCTTGCCTTAAATGGCTAGGACAGTTTCATGGCCAGTTCTTATACAAAAACCTTGATGCGAGTGAATCACCGCACTACTCAGACAACAAACACAAATTAGTCACAGATAAAGTGCTCACAGATAAAGTAAGTAAGCAATTACACGCAAAACTTTGGCAACAAGGTACTTATTGGCACCTTGATACCCGCCCAGACGAACTAGCAGCTCTCAAAGATTCAAGCCTAAAATCCGCTGCACAACAAATAGATACAGTGCTCAGAAATACTCCATTTCAAACTTTAGTCCATGGTGATGCCAAGCTAGCTAACTTTTGCTTTACCGAAAACCACCAACAAGCAGCTGCGGTAGATTTTCAATATGTTGGCCAAGGCTGCGGTATGAAAGATGTGGCATTATTGCTGAGCAGCGTGATTACCTTTTCAGAAGATGAGTCTCAAATTACACAATGGCTTGATTATTACTTTAACGAGTTAGTTATTAGCACCAAGCATCATCACCCCCACATTTGTACAGATAAATTAGTGCAAACATGGCGGCCATTATATTCAATAGCTTGGGCCGACTTTCAGCGGTTTGTAAAAGGCTGGAGCCCCAACCACTTTAAGATTAACCCATACACCGAAGCGTTAACCGCTAAGGCACTGGCTCGGCTTAAGTGA